The Eubacterium ventriosum genome includes the window AATGATGTTGTGCGGTCAGGTTATAAGAAACAACGAAGTTGTGTACAAGTCTAACGTGCTTAATGATATTGTAATACATAGAGGTGGCGATATGGCTATTTCCAATTTTGATGTGTACGTTAACGGTCAACTTCTTGGAAAGTTTCAGGCAGATGGAATAATATTGTCAACACCAACAGGTTCAACTGCTTATAATCTTTCAGCAGGAGGTCCTGTGGCAAGACCTGATTCACATATGATTATTCTTACACCTATATGTCCTCATTCAATTGGAACAAGAAGTATTCTTCTGTCAAGAAATGATGAAATAGAGGTTATAATCGGACCGTCAAGAACGCCTAATGAAGAAAACAGAAAGATAGCATTTGACGGTGATGGAATATTTAACATAGTTTCAGAAGATAGAATCAGAATATATGAAGCAGTTGAAACCACAGAGATAGCTAAGCTTGACGAAGGAAGCTTTCTTCAGGTAATAAAGGATAAGCTTGGTGATTAGGAGATATGCCATGAAAACAAAAAGACAGCGAAAAATAATAGAATTAATAACCAATTATGATATTGAAACTCAGGAAGAGTTGGCAGCAAAGCTTGTTGAAAATGGTTTTAATGTAACCCAGGCCACAATATCAAGAGACATAAGAGAGCTTAATCTTACAAAAATAGCCACAAAAGGCGGTAAGCAGAAATATGCAGTACAGAGCAGTTCAGATATAGTATCAAATAGCAAGTATATGCGTGTCTTAAATGATGGAATTATAACAATGGATACGGCAGGAAATATACTTGTAGTAAAAACAGTGTCAGGAATGGCAATGGCAGTGGCTGCAGCACTTGACGCAATGCAGATTAAAGAAATTTTAGGCTGTATTGCCGGAGATGACACAATAATGTGTGTGGTAAAACATGCTGAAGAGACAGATAGGGTTAAGGAACATATAGAAAGTTTCATACGCTAAAAACGATTACACGGCTTGTTACGTGTCACAAGGTCATTTCCCCAACATTGTGCAAGCGCAGGTGGGACAAGACTTTTTGACATTATAATATAGTAAAAAAGATAATTAATACAATCACCCAGAGAAAAATTCAGTAGCAAACAATAGGCAGATTTTTGAAATTTTGCGAGTATAGTGCAAAGCGATAAAATCAACGTGTTTGCAATGAAATTTTCTCTGGGTGATTGGAAATATACAATTATCTAAAATATAGAAAGGAGGAAAACATGCTTTTAAATTTACACGTAAAGAATTTGGCTTTAATAGAAGAGGTAGATGTGGACTTTGAAAAAGGTTTAATCGTTTTAACAGGTGAAACCGGTGCAGGAAAGTCACTTATACTTGGCTCTGTAAACATTGCTTTAGGCAATAAGGCTTCTAAAGATATGATTAGAAAAGGCACAGATTATTCTTTGGTTGAATTAACTTTTTCAGTTAGCGAAAATTGCGCAAAACAATTGAAAAAATATGATATTTATATGGAAGAGGACAATATTGTTACAGTCACAAGAAAGATTTCAGAAGGAAGAAGTATTTCTAAAATAAATGGGGAAACTGTAAATATCAAAACATTAAAAAATGTAATGTCTTTATTAATTGACATACATGGTCAGCACGATCATCAGTCATTATTATATACAAAAAATCATTTAGATATTTTGGATAAATTTGCAAAGGATTCCATATTAGAATTAAAAGAACAGATTAAGGAAGAGTATAGTAAATATACAAAATTAATAAAAAAATTAGAAGAATTTAATATTGATGAAGGTCAAAAAGCAAGAGAGATTGAGTTTGCTGAATATGAAGTTAATGAAATTGAATCAGCTAATCTTAAACCGGAAGAAGATGTTCAGGTAGAAGAAGAATTTAAGAAGTTATCTAATAGCAAGGAAATAGTTTCAGCGTTGTCAGAAATTTACAACGCCTTAAGTTATGAAACAGCAGGCGGTCTTGGGGATATAATTAATAAGGCTGTAATGGATATTAATAGTATTAAGGGAATGGATGAAAAAATAAGCCAGTTCCAGACAGAACTATATGATATTGATAATCTTTGCAGAGAGCTTACGTCTCAGATTTATGATTATAACAGTGGAATGGATTTTAATCCTGAATATGTTAGGGAAGTTGAAGAAAGACTTGATGTTATTAATCATTTAAAATTAAAATATGGTAATAGTATAGAAGAGATTCTTAGATATAAAGAAGAAAAAGAAGAATATCTGGAAAAACTTAACAATATGACAGATGAAATGGAAAGCGTTAAAAATCAGATTTCAGAATTGGAAGGAACATTAAATAATCTCTGCACAAAGTTATCTGAACAAAGAAAAAAAGCTGCAAAGGAGCTGGAAGTTCTTGTAAAACAGGCTTTGGTTGATCTTAATTTTATTGCTGTTGAATTTGAAATTCAGATTACAAGAAAAGAAAGCATTGGAGAAAACGGATTTGATAATGTTGAATTTATGATTTCAACTAATCCGGGAGAATCTGTTAAACCATTGGCAAAGGTTGCATCAGGTGGTGAGTTATCAAGAATTATGCTTGCTATTAAGTCAATTCTTGCAACAGAAGACGATATTGACACATTGATTTTTGATGAAATTGATACTGGAATAAGTGGTCAGACGGCTATGAAAGTGGCAGAAAAAATGGCTAAAATCAGCAGAAATCATCAGGTTATATGTATTTCACATTTGTCACAGATTGCTGCAATGGCGGATAGTCATTATTTAATTAAAAAGACAGCAGATGAAAATTCTACAACAACATCAATTAAGAAACTTACAAGACAACAGTCAATAGAAGAACTTGTAAGAATAAATGGAGGCAGTGGAATAACAGAGGCCGGACTTATTCATGCAACTGAAATGAAAGATATGGCAGATAGAACAAAAAGTAACTTGTTTTAATTAAAGAATATTACACATATTAAGAAGGAGGACAAAAGTCTTCCTTCTATTTTTTCACAAAAATAATCGAAAGGGGTATGGAAATGAACAAACAAAAATATAGGAACTTTTTAATTACATCCATTTTGACAGCAATTGTAATAATTGTAGTATCTACAGTTATGTATGTTAAGGATAGATTGCCTAATACAATATTTATAAATACAAATACCAGTACCAAATATAATTTTTCCATGCCTGTTTCACTAAATGTTGAAAATAAAACAAGTATAAGGCTGAATGGAAAAAATACTATATACTCAGGAGAAAAAGGTGAATATAGCGGGAAATACAAAATGTTTGGCATAGTTCCAATCAAAAATACAAAAGTAAAAGTAGTAGATAAAAGAAAAGTTTACCCTGTAGGTTTGCCGGTGGGCCTGTATCTGAAAACTCAAGGAGTAATGATTATAGACGAAGGTCAGGTTATATCAAAAAATGGCGAAAAATTATGTCCTGCAAAAGGTCTTGTGAAAAAAGGGGACTATATTACGGAATTTAATGGAAAAACAGTAAGTAATAAGTCTCAATTGTCATATCTTATAAATGAAAACAAAGAAAAAATAGTAACATTAACAGTAAAAAATAATAATATTACAAAAAAGATATCTATTAAGCCTGTGTCTGATAAAAATGGAAATTATATGTTAGGAATTTGGGTTAGAGATGATTCTCAGGGAATAGGAACTGTTACATTTATAACAAAGGATAATAAATATTGTGCTTTAGGACATGGGATAAGTGATATTGATACAGGAGAATTGCTGTCCTCTAATAATGGAACAATATTTAAGGCAAATATATGGGGAATTAGAAAAGGAGAGTCTGGAAAACCAGGAGGTTTATGTGGCTCAATAGAATACAATAATAAAAACATTATTGGCGATATTACAAAAAACTGTGTATGCGGTTTGTATGGAAATATGGATAAGAAAATTATATCAGGATATAACATATCTGAAAAAGAAATAGGGCTACAATCTGAAATAAAAAAAGGTGAGGCATCTATACAGTTTATAGCAGATGGAAAAGTAAATATTTATAAAATAGAAATAGAGAATATATATGCCAATGCAAAAGAAAAGAATATGGTAATAAAAATAACAGATAAGAGACTGCTAAATAAAACAGG containing:
- the recN gene encoding DNA repair protein RecN produces the protein MLLNLHVKNLALIEEVDVDFEKGLIVLTGETGAGKSLILGSVNIALGNKASKDMIRKGTDYSLVELTFSVSENCAKQLKKYDIYMEEDNIVTVTRKISEGRSISKINGETVNIKTLKNVMSLLIDIHGQHDHQSLLYTKNHLDILDKFAKDSILELKEQIKEEYSKYTKLIKKLEEFNIDEGQKAREIEFAEYEVNEIESANLKPEEDVQVEEEFKKLSNSKEIVSALSEIYNALSYETAGGLGDIINKAVMDINSIKGMDEKISQFQTELYDIDNLCRELTSQIYDYNSGMDFNPEYVREVEERLDVINHLKLKYGNSIEEILRYKEEKEEYLEKLNNMTDEMESVKNQISELEGTLNNLCTKLSEQRKKAAKELEVLVKQALVDLNFIAVEFEIQITRKESIGENGFDNVEFMISTNPGESVKPLAKVASGGELSRIMLAIKSILATEDDIDTLIFDEIDTGISGQTAMKVAEKMAKISRNHQVICISHLSQIAAMADSHYLIKKTADENSTTTSIKKLTRQQSIEELVRINGGSGITEAGLIHATEMKDMADRTKSNLF
- the argR gene encoding arginine repressor — encoded protein: MKTKRQRKIIELITNYDIETQEELAAKLVENGFNVTQATISRDIRELNLTKIATKGGKQKYAVQSSSDIVSNSKYMRVLNDGIITMDTAGNILVVKTVSGMAMAVAAALDAMQIKEILGCIAGDDTIMCVVKHAEETDRVKEHIESFIR
- a CDS encoding NAD(+)/NADH kinase; translated protein: MKNFCIITNSYKDEKNSIANKISDYIIKKGGNCVVLNNVDTATGQYRVILEEQVPGNLECVITIGGDGTLLHAAKDLEKLDVIFIGVNKGTLGFLAEISPEEMEGSIDRLLNDRFNVESRMMLCGQVIRNNEVVYKSNVLNDIVIHRGGDMAISNFDVYVNGQLLGKFQADGIILSTPTGSTAYNLSAGGPVARPDSHMIILTPICPHSIGTRSILLSRNDEIEVIIGPSRTPNEENRKIAFDGDGIFNIVSEDRIRIYEAVETTEIAKLDEGSFLQVIKDKLGD
- the spoIVB gene encoding SpoIVB peptidase, which produces MNKQKYRNFLITSILTAIVIIVVSTVMYVKDRLPNTIFINTNTSTKYNFSMPVSLNVENKTSIRLNGKNTIYSGEKGEYSGKYKMFGIVPIKNTKVKVVDKRKVYPVGLPVGLYLKTQGVMIIDEGQVISKNGEKLCPAKGLVKKGDYITEFNGKTVSNKSQLSYLINENKEKIVTLTVKNNNITKKISIKPVSDKNGNYMLGIWVRDDSQGIGTVTFITKDNKYCALGHGISDIDTGELLSSNNGTIFKANIWGIRKGESGKPGGLCGSIEYNNKNIIGDITKNCVCGLYGNMDKKIISGYNISEKEIGLQSEIKKGEASIQFIADGKVNIYKIEIENIYANAKEKNMVIKITDKRLLNKTGGIVQGMSGSPIIQNGKVIGAVTHVMINDPTRGYGILAENMLKSI